One part of the Dermacentor andersoni chromosome 2, qqDerAnde1_hic_scaffold, whole genome shotgun sequence genome encodes these proteins:
- the Blos4 gene encoding biogenesis of lysosome-related organelles complex 1 subunit 4, with product MEASTAGVNDGASSGNGQTRQLMEELAADYSQFFRVDICNDKRILDEGIDELLARLDEFTGLINMVRSDDTLCLTHTLPDICEKSKGLEQVYDRIDALEKFVSVVRESVDAMEEKVTEAENAFGGSTVKKFLSSLPSPLFAKKPAPQYKKQLRYEEPDIFRCSDYLSTVSADDPLPTSVSNFSLDTTASDRSVEDDRAPLSPAD from the coding sequence ATGGAGGCGTCCACAGCTGGTGTAAATGACGGTGCATCGTCAGGAAATGGACAAACTCGTCAGCTCATGGAAGAACTCGCTGCCGACTACAGCCAGTTCTTTAGGGTGGACATATGCAACGACAAGCGCATATTAGACGAAGGCATCGATGAGCTGCTGGCGCGGCTGGACGAGTTCACTGGCCTCATCAATATGGTACGCAGCGACGACACCTTGTGTTTGACACACACGCTTCCGGACATCTGCGAGAAAAGCAAAGGTTTGGAACAGGTGTATGACCGAATCGACGCGCTGGAGAAGTTCGTCAGTGTAGTTCGTGAAAGTGTCGACGCGATGGAGGAGAAGGTTACTGAAGCTGAGAACGCCTTCGGTGGCAGTACCGTTAAAAAGTTCCTCTCAAGTCTTCCTTCTCCGTTGTTTGCCAAGAAACCGGCACCCCAGTACAAAAAGCAACTGCGCTACGAAGAACCGGACATATTTCGCTGTTCAGACTATCTATCTACCGTCTCGGCGGATGACCCGTTACCGACGAGCGTGTCAAATTTCTCCCTCGATACTACTGCTAGTGACCGCAGCGTTGAAGATGACCGGGCACCACTGAGTCCAGCCGACTAG